The following proteins are encoded in a genomic region of Nonomuraea muscovyensis:
- a CDS encoding MarR family winged helix-turn-helix transcriptional regulator, which produces MRERERPVPPHEVAGITEHVGYRLKRAAAALRGAMDQTLREHGLTVPQYSCLELLDERPGISGSELARGTFVTRQSSSVVLRGLQEGGLVTRPAAADHGRVLPVHLTKEGLRRLEAARTAVYAVERRMLEAIPAHRLDALLTDLDHMAAALGEE; this is translated from the coding sequence ATGAGAGAGAGGGAAAGGCCCGTCCCACCACACGAGGTCGCAGGCATCACCGAGCACGTGGGGTACCGGCTCAAGCGGGCCGCCGCGGCGCTGCGCGGCGCGATGGACCAGACACTGCGCGAGCACGGCCTGACCGTGCCCCAGTACTCATGCCTGGAACTACTCGACGAGCGACCCGGGATCTCCGGCTCGGAACTCGCCCGAGGGACCTTCGTCACCCGCCAGTCCTCCAGCGTGGTGCTGCGGGGCCTGCAGGAGGGCGGCCTGGTCACCAGGCCCGCCGCCGCCGACCACGGCCGAGTCCTGCCGGTGCACCTCACAAAGGAAGGACTGCGCCGCCTGGAGGCTGCGCGCACGGCGGTCTACGCGGTCGAGCGGCGCATGCTCGAAGCGATCCCCGCCCACCGCCTGGACGCCCTGCTCACCGACCTCGACCACATGGCGGCCGCCCTCGGCGAGGAATGA
- a CDS encoding VOC family protein, translating into MTATITGPDFLALQVRDVEAAAAFFEQHLGLTRAPVAPPHAVVFATQPIPFAVREPLPGVDLDSGRPGLGVALWLAADDAQAVHDRIAAAGIPILSAPQDGPFGRMFTFSGPEGYALTVHGG; encoded by the coding sequence ATGACCGCCACGATCACCGGTCCCGACTTCCTCGCCCTGCAGGTGCGCGACGTCGAAGCGGCCGCCGCCTTCTTCGAGCAGCACCTCGGCCTGACCCGGGCGCCGGTCGCGCCTCCGCACGCCGTGGTGTTCGCCACCCAGCCGATCCCGTTCGCCGTCCGTGAGCCGCTGCCCGGCGTCGACCTCGACAGCGGACGGCCCGGCCTCGGCGTCGCTCTCTGGCTCGCCGCCGACGACGCCCAGGCCGTGCACGACCGCATCGCCGCCGCGGGCATCCCCATCCTCAGCGCACCGCAGGACGGGCCCTTCGGCCGGATGTTCACCTTCTCCGGCCCCGAGGGCTACGCCCTCACCGTGCACGGCGGCTGA
- a CDS encoding RNA polymerase sigma factor produces the protein MTAPPDANDVMEDVTVVEQSLDNPELFALLYDRYFKEVYRYLAARLGSEQAEDLVADAFLLAFDGRRGFDPQRGTVRSWLFGIATNVVARHRRREGRRLNALSKIAAEDSADGHEDRVTSQLAAQASRPELVRGLKGLAKGDRDVVFLLVFGGLGYEEIATALDIPAGTVASRINRARKKLRKTLGDVNPIGEW, from the coding sequence ATGACTGCACCACCTGACGCCAACGATGTGATGGAAGACGTCACAGTGGTCGAGCAGTCGCTGGACAATCCCGAGCTTTTCGCCCTCCTGTACGACCGGTACTTCAAGGAGGTCTACCGATATCTGGCCGCCCGGCTCGGCAGCGAGCAGGCCGAGGACCTGGTCGCGGACGCCTTCCTGCTCGCGTTCGACGGCAGGCGCGGCTTCGACCCGCAGCGGGGCACCGTGCGGTCGTGGTTATTCGGCATCGCCACGAATGTCGTGGCCCGGCACCGCCGCAGGGAGGGCCGCCGCCTGAACGCGCTCAGCAAGATCGCGGCTGAGGACTCCGCCGACGGGCACGAGGACCGGGTGACCTCGCAGCTCGCGGCGCAGGCCAGCCGGCCGGAGCTCGTACGGGGGCTGAAGGGCCTGGCGAAGGGCGATCGCGACGTGGTGTTCCTGCTCGTGTTCGGCGGGCTGGGCTACGAGGAGATCGCCACCGCCTTGGACATACCGGCGGGTACCGTCGCGTCCCGGATCAACAGGGCACGCAAGAAGCTGCGCAAGACACTGGGCGACGTCAACCCGATCGGGGAATGGTGA
- a CDS encoding CU044_5270 family protein codes for MDELKLIEAVFAEPEPTREAAAKGRERLLRLARGAQASRSHRPRRRWPAAPPIRRVALVGVMAVMLTGGIVVTQVSLGGSDPRTPGYLIAAPPADAQALLTLAARAAAGRPDPVPARGQYVHTRMLAQHSLYTKDESGRTLYTKVLVSEERWEAADVGKPWLSRSQNLSATGPAPRKYWDRGVEDIVSEPGACPGQPAYARLGAWPTDPARVRAKIVADTGEEPLRIWRSLQNLVRESVVRPSLGAALYQVAAGLDGMELIGDAVDAAGRPGLAVAMDEGDGTRSELIFDRKTYRYLGERTVNTRDRKVKVSSGGEYTAKKGTATGTAVLAVDLAPSLPEVSPKASRMKIPC; via the coding sequence ATGGACGAGCTGAAGCTGATCGAGGCCGTGTTCGCGGAGCCCGAGCCCACGCGGGAGGCGGCGGCGAAGGGGCGTGAGCGCCTCCTGCGCTTGGCCCGCGGGGCACAGGCGTCACGGTCGCACCGTCCGCGCCGCAGGTGGCCGGCCGCGCCGCCGATCCGGCGCGTCGCCCTGGTCGGCGTCATGGCGGTGATGCTCACCGGCGGAATCGTCGTCACCCAGGTGAGCCTGGGTGGCTCCGATCCGCGTACCCCCGGATACCTGATCGCTGCCCCTCCGGCCGACGCTCAGGCGCTGCTCACCCTGGCCGCGCGGGCCGCCGCGGGCCGACCCGACCCGGTGCCGGCCCGCGGCCAGTACGTCCACACCAGGATGCTGGCCCAGCACAGCCTGTACACCAAGGACGAGTCGGGCCGGACGCTCTACACCAAGGTGCTGGTCAGCGAGGAGCGCTGGGAGGCCGCCGACGTGGGCAAGCCCTGGCTGAGCCGCAGCCAGAACCTGTCGGCCACGGGACCGGCGCCCCGGAAGTACTGGGACCGCGGCGTCGAGGACATCGTGTCCGAGCCGGGAGCCTGTCCCGGACAGCCGGCGTACGCGCGGCTGGGCGCCTGGCCGACGGACCCCGCCCGGGTACGCGCGAAGATCGTGGCCGACACGGGGGAGGAACCGCTGCGCATCTGGCGCTCCCTCCAGAACCTGGTCCGCGAGTCCGTGGTACGGCCCAGCCTGGGCGCCGCGCTGTACCAGGTCGCCGCTGGGCTGGACGGCATGGAGCTCATCGGTGACGCCGTGGACGCCGCCGGCCGCCCCGGCCTGGCCGTCGCCATGGACGAGGGCGACGGCACCCGGTCCGAGCTGATCTTCGATCGGAAGACCTACCGCTATCTGGGCGAGCGCACGGTGAACACCAGGGACCGCAAGGTGAAGGTGTCCTCCGGCGGCGAGTACACCGCGAAGAAGGGCACGGCGACCGGCACCGCCGTGCTCGCCGTCGATCTCGCGCCCAGCTTGCCCGAGGTGTCGCCGAAGGCGTCCCGCATGAAGATCCCCTGCTGA
- a CDS encoding S8 family serine peptidase, which yields MIRVLLSLALLGVPPVAAGGSGAQAAGTVTLLTGDKVVVSGSGHRVEPAQGRRVRFTARERDGHLIVVPSDAAPLIARGVLDERLFDVTGLLASRYGDADRPDIPIITQSSLPAGARQARGFADLGLTAGGIRKDLAAQTWKQLTSARALPGKIWLDALVPYALDQSVKQIGAPQVWQKGLTGKGVTVAVLDSGYDATHPDLKDVVTKYRNFTGDPDGDEVGHGTHVASIVAGAGEKYRGVAPGAELAFGKVGNRSGATFSAIIVGMEWAAGEAGAKVVNLSIGAADTPGLDPVELAVNRLSATTGTLFVIASGNGGGSGTVNSPGSADAALTVGAVDREGRPADFSSRGPRSFDHAVKPDITAPGTDIMAANVGGGHIAHSGTSMAAPHVAGAAAIIAQQHPDWNGERIKAALVESATPGSGGLFDEGGGRVDLVNATERTVTAEPVSVSSAHLWGAASRVITRKVTYRNDSDSLVTLDLKAGGEVLKLPVDKLAVPAHGQAELTLTLDATGKAPGDHPGVVTATGGGQTVRTLVNAWFEPESYDLSIETVGSDGASTSGFGVIYNLATGEERWLDIDGSSGPLHLTKGEWNVYASLSEPGLDTLAHRPVSLTDDVELTLDAREGKEIRFTLDDPAAVQADSLEQQLSNGTWSITMLPFESPGTRYQLLPVRQAGLSYMSRSVWSRPGHRYDLVDRREGGLPEDPRYAGRVKELTRTVSTYRAAGTAQNAEVLVGVQAFEGAQPWAEVPVGVSLPGTLTHHRTPGLRWMSLVENGSWQAVSGVAPQVAREVWNGAVAGPSFATSGAGRTGDELWFDAARLFADGGAGRTGMDAAATGELTLAREETVVTRAPLAGCTLDEGCTLTAMLPPEPTAYTLTAVVKRPGALSTAVKSVWSFRSRHTDEPQALALMAVRFAPAGLDEANRARSELGHQGADPGGAQSGRA from the coding sequence ATGATCAGAGTTCTGCTCTCGCTGGCGCTCTTAGGCGTCCCCCCGGTTGCCGCCGGGGGATCTGGTGCCCAGGCCGCGGGAACGGTGACGCTGCTGACCGGCGACAAGGTCGTGGTGAGCGGCTCCGGCCATCGCGTCGAGCCCGCGCAGGGGCGGCGGGTGCGCTTCACGGCACGCGAACGTGACGGTCACCTGATCGTCGTCCCGTCCGACGCCGCCCCGCTGATCGCCCGCGGCGTCCTCGACGAGCGGCTCTTCGACGTGACCGGGCTGCTCGCCTCCAGGTACGGTGACGCTGACCGCCCCGACATCCCGATCATCACCCAGTCGAGCCTGCCCGCGGGCGCCAGGCAGGCGCGCGGCTTCGCCGATCTGGGCCTGACGGCGGGCGGCATCCGCAAGGACCTCGCCGCCCAGACCTGGAAGCAGCTGACCTCGGCCCGCGCGCTGCCGGGCAAGATCTGGCTGGACGCGCTCGTGCCGTACGCGCTGGACCAGAGCGTCAAGCAGATCGGCGCGCCCCAGGTCTGGCAGAAAGGGCTGACCGGCAAGGGCGTCACGGTGGCGGTGCTCGACTCCGGCTACGACGCCACCCACCCCGACCTGAAGGACGTGGTGACCAAGTACCGGAACTTCACCGGCGACCCCGACGGCGACGAGGTCGGCCACGGCACCCATGTGGCCTCGATCGTCGCCGGGGCCGGGGAGAAGTACCGCGGAGTGGCGCCCGGGGCCGAGCTCGCCTTCGGGAAGGTCGGCAACCGGTCCGGAGCCACGTTCTCGGCGATCATCGTCGGGATGGAGTGGGCCGCGGGCGAGGCCGGGGCCAAGGTGGTCAATCTCAGCATCGGCGCTGCTGACACTCCCGGCCTCGACCCGGTCGAGCTGGCCGTGAACAGGTTGTCGGCCACCACGGGCACGCTCTTCGTGATCGCTTCGGGCAACGGCGGCGGTTCCGGCACCGTGAACTCGCCGGGCAGTGCGGACGCGGCGCTCACCGTGGGGGCGGTGGACCGCGAAGGCCGGCCGGCCGACTTCTCCAGCCGCGGCCCGCGCTCGTTCGACCATGCGGTCAAACCGGACATCACCGCGCCGGGAACCGACATCATGGCCGCCAACGTCGGCGGCGGTCACATCGCGCACAGCGGGACCTCCATGGCGGCACCGCACGTCGCGGGGGCCGCCGCCATCATCGCCCAGCAACACCCCGACTGGAACGGCGAGCGGATCAAGGCGGCGCTGGTCGAATCGGCCACACCCGGCAGCGGCGGCCTCTTCGACGAGGGCGGCGGGCGCGTCGACCTGGTGAACGCCACCGAGCGCACGGTCACGGCCGAGCCCGTCAGCGTGTCCTCCGCCCACCTGTGGGGCGCTGCCAGCCGGGTGATCACGCGAAAGGTCACCTACCGCAACGACTCCGACAGCCTGGTCACGCTGGACCTCAAGGCCGGAGGCGAGGTGCTGAAGCTGCCGGTGGACAAGCTCGCGGTACCGGCGCACGGGCAGGCCGAGCTCACGCTGACGCTCGACGCCACCGGGAAGGCGCCGGGCGACCATCCGGGCGTCGTCACCGCCACGGGCGGCGGGCAGACCGTGCGCACGCTCGTGAACGCCTGGTTCGAGCCGGAGTCGTACGACCTGTCCATCGAGACCGTGGGCTCGGACGGGGCATCGACCAGCGGCTTCGGCGTGATCTACAACCTGGCGACCGGCGAGGAACGCTGGCTGGACATCGACGGGAGCAGCGGGCCGCTACATCTGACCAAGGGCGAGTGGAATGTCTACGCGAGCCTGAGCGAACCCGGCCTGGACACCCTCGCGCACCGCCCGGTGAGCCTGACCGACGACGTCGAACTCACCCTGGACGCCCGCGAGGGCAAGGAGATCCGCTTCACGCTCGACGATCCCGCGGCCGTGCAGGCGGACAGCCTGGAGCAGCAGCTGTCGAACGGCACCTGGTCCATCACCATGCTGCCCTTCGAGTCTCCCGGTACGCGCTACCAGCTCCTTCCCGTCCGGCAGGCGGGCCTGTCATACATGAGCAGGAGCGTGTGGTCCAGGCCGGGCCACCGCTACGACCTCGTCGACCGCCGCGAGGGCGGCCTGCCCGAGGACCCCAGATATGCGGGGAGGGTCAAGGAACTGACCCGGACCGTCTCGACCTACCGGGCGGCGGGGACGGCGCAGAACGCGGAGGTCCTCGTGGGCGTGCAGGCGTTCGAGGGCGCCCAGCCATGGGCGGAGGTACCCGTCGGCGTGTCGCTGCCCGGCACACTGACCCATCACCGCACCCCGGGGCTGCGGTGGATGTCCCTCGTCGAGAACGGCTCCTGGCAGGCCGTCTCCGGGGTCGCGCCCCAGGTCGCCCGGGAGGTGTGGAACGGCGCGGTGGCCGGTCCGTCGTTCGCCACGTCCGGCGCCGGCCGTACGGGGGACGAGTTGTGGTTCGACGCGGCGCGGCTGTTCGCCGACGGCGGGGCAGGGCGCACCGGCATGGACGCCGCCGCCACCGGTGAGCTGACGCTGGCCCGTGAGGAGACGGTCGTGACGCGGGCGCCGCTCGCCGGATGCACGCTGGACGAAGGGTGCACGCTCACCGCGATGCTGCCGCCCGAACCCACGGCCTACACGCTGACCGCCGTCGTCAAGCGGCCCGGCGCGCTATCCACCGCGGTGAAGTCGGTGTGGTCGTTCCGCTCGCGGCACACGGACGAGCCGCAGGCGCTTGCGCTGATGGCGGTTCGCTTCGCGCCCGCCGGGCTCGACGAGGCCAACCGGGCGCGAAGCGAACTCGGTCACCAGGGTGCCGATCCGGGTGGAGCACAATCCGGGCGCGCCTGA
- the bla gene encoding class A beta-lactamase has protein sequence MTQRFRPRLGVATLTASALLCGPAQVAGAVTGETSASSVAARTGSNAPSGFDLNNALRELEKSYDGRIGAVGIDLGTGRTVGYRAGERFPFNSMFKVFACSAVLHKARTSDPGLMDKVVRWEPAEMAGLTANSPETTEYTDTGMTPAQLCRAGITKSDGFAGNTLLKQIGGPRGLTEFFRATGDRTSRLDRPEPTLTEWKPGELRDTTTPAAAAQTFTKLTTSKTLHPRDRARLVGWLKASLTGANRIRAGLPKDWTVGDKTGTGGASNYGTANDLAIVWAPGSDAAMILSVFTNRNTDNTPHDDKVIASTATALAKALGRL, from the coding sequence ATGACACAACGTTTCCGGCCGCGACTGGGGGTCGCGACATTGACCGCTTCTGCGCTGCTGTGCGGCCCCGCCCAGGTGGCGGGTGCCGTCACCGGCGAGACGAGTGCCTCCAGCGTCGCCGCCCGGACAGGGAGCAACGCCCCTTCCGGCTTCGACCTGAACAATGCGCTGCGGGAACTGGAGAAGTCCTACGACGGGCGTATCGGCGCGGTGGGCATCGACCTGGGGACCGGTAGAACGGTCGGCTACCGGGCCGGCGAGCGTTTCCCGTTCAACTCCATGTTCAAGGTGTTCGCGTGCTCGGCAGTGTTGCACAAAGCGCGCACCAGCGACCCCGGACTGATGGACAAAGTGGTTCGCTGGGAGCCTGCCGAGATGGCCGGGCTGACCGCGAACTCCCCAGAGACCACCGAATACACCGACACCGGCATGACACCTGCACAGCTGTGCCGCGCCGGGATCACCAAATCCGACGGCTTCGCGGGCAACACGCTGCTGAAGCAGATCGGCGGGCCGCGCGGGCTGACCGAGTTCTTCCGCGCCACCGGTGATCGGACGAGTCGTCTGGACCGACCGGAGCCCACGCTGACGGAGTGGAAGCCCGGTGAACTGCGCGACACCACCACCCCCGCGGCGGCCGCACAGACCTTCACCAAGCTCACCACCAGTAAGACCCTCCACCCTCGCGACCGAGCGCGACTGGTGGGCTGGCTGAAGGCCAGCCTCACCGGCGCCAACCGGATCCGGGCGGGACTCCCCAAGGACTGGACGGTCGGCGACAAGACCGGCACCGGCGGCGCGAGCAACTACGGCACCGCCAACGACCTGGCGATCGTCTGGGCGCCAGGGTCTGACGCGGCGATGATCCTGTCGGTGTTCACCAACCGCAACACCGACAACACCCCGCATGACGACAAGGTGATCGCCTCCACCGCGACCGCGCTGGCCAAAGCCCTCGGCAGGCTCTGA
- a CDS encoding F0F1 ATP synthase subunit B, with the protein MNPLFPDNYYEPVIGLVVFLITLFVIGKVLVPRLQKTLAERADAIDGGIMRAEKARAEARNLERQYHKQLEEARRDAALLREEAREQGARIRAELRAQAQAEARHLIGTAHAQIEADRKAAFAQVRTEIGRLSTDLAGRIIGESLEDVRHTGIVERFLDELENRTVS; encoded by the coding sequence GTGAACCCCCTCTTCCCGGACAACTACTACGAGCCCGTTATCGGACTCGTCGTGTTCCTCATCACTCTGTTCGTCATCGGCAAAGTGCTCGTACCGCGCTTACAGAAGACGCTGGCCGAGCGGGCCGACGCGATTGACGGCGGAATCATGAGGGCAGAGAAGGCTCGAGCCGAGGCCCGGAATCTGGAGCGGCAATACCACAAGCAGCTGGAAGAGGCCCGGCGCGACGCGGCGCTGCTACGGGAGGAGGCCCGCGAGCAGGGCGCGCGGATCAGGGCTGAGCTCCGCGCGCAGGCACAGGCCGAGGCTCGCCACCTCATCGGGACGGCGCACGCCCAGATCGAGGCCGACAGAAAGGCGGCGTTCGCCCAAGTCCGCACGGAGATCGGCCGTCTGTCGACCGACCTGGCGGGCCGCATCATCGGGGAGTCATTGGAGGACGTACGGCATACCGGCATCGTGGAGCGATTCCTGGACGAGCTGGAGAACCGAACGGTCTCGTGA
- a CDS encoding phosphotransferase family protein encodes MEEVEVVVAHNERATLRVGDVFLKIDADQTRTDVEVEAMAMAPIPTPEVLWRKPPVLALAALPGTALGRLGEPSTASSAAWAAAGAAARMLHDAPLPPWPGRSIDEIASHLDGECEWLVTNGVLPTDLVTRNRRVAEAALRPWTPVFTHGDLQITHVFVDGDEITGVIDWSEASQGDALFDLATLTLGHEEHLGDVVAGYGTDVDLDVIRAWWSLRSLLVVRWLIEHGFDPSSPGCEVDVLRSRM; translated from the coding sequence GTGGAGGAGGTCGAGGTCGTCGTCGCCCATAACGAGCGCGCGACCCTGCGCGTCGGCGACGTGTTCCTGAAGATCGACGCTGATCAGACGCGCACCGACGTCGAGGTCGAGGCGATGGCCATGGCGCCGATCCCGACTCCGGAGGTCCTGTGGCGGAAGCCGCCCGTGCTCGCGCTCGCCGCCCTCCCCGGCACGGCACTCGGCCGTCTCGGCGAGCCGTCGACCGCGTCGTCGGCGGCGTGGGCCGCGGCGGGTGCCGCCGCACGGATGCTGCACGACGCGCCACTGCCGCCATGGCCCGGTCGGAGCATCGACGAGATCGCCTCGCACCTCGACGGCGAATGCGAGTGGCTCGTCACGAACGGCGTTCTTCCCACCGACCTGGTCACGCGCAACCGCCGGGTTGCCGAGGCTGCGCTCCGGCCGTGGACACCGGTGTTCACGCACGGCGACCTGCAGATCACCCACGTGTTCGTCGACGGTGACGAGATCACCGGCGTGATCGACTGGTCCGAGGCGAGCCAGGGCGATGCCCTGTTCGACCTCGCCACCTTGACGCTCGGACATGAGGAGCACCTTGGCGACGTCGTCGCCGGCTACGGCACCGACGTCGACCTCGACGTGATCCGCGCGTGGTGGTCGCTGCGAAGCCTGCTGGTGGTCCGCTGGCTGATCGAGCACGGCTTCGACCCGTCCTCGCCAGGCTGCGAGGTCGACGTGCTGAGATCCCGGATGTGA
- a CDS encoding peroxiredoxin family protein, translated as MLTTGSPAPDVVLEDTDGLTVRLSDYRGSHAVLIYFMRSTSCPVCNRHVQDLIRRRDEFAADDVRVFVAVPEERQEAAAWKAKRQVPFPVLIGRRGTPHEMIGLSRKVFGSLQQSGDILIDSQGIIRHAHGATMPTSGYDKKGIIAAVRGLRAHA; from the coding sequence ATGCTCACAACCGGATCGCCCGCCCCCGACGTAGTGCTGGAGGACACCGACGGCCTGACCGTCCGCCTGTCCGACTACCGGGGCAGTCATGCCGTGCTGATCTATTTCATGCGGTCGACGTCGTGCCCGGTCTGCAACAGACACGTCCAAGATCTCATTCGTCGCCGCGACGAGTTCGCGGCTGACGACGTCCGGGTGTTCGTCGCCGTTCCTGAGGAGCGTCAAGAAGCGGCCGCGTGGAAGGCCAAGCGCCAGGTGCCCTTCCCTGTCCTCATAGGGCGCCGCGGCACCCCGCACGAGATGATCGGCCTGAGCAGAAAGGTCTTCGGCTCGTTGCAGCAGTCAGGCGACATCCTCATTGATTCCCAGGGCATCATCCGCCATGCTCACGGCGCCACCATGCCCACCAGCGGCTATGACAAGAAAGGGATCATCGCCGCTGTCCGGGGTCTCCGCGCTCACGCATGA
- a CDS encoding RNA polymerase sigma factor yields the protein MGVTDRSWASAQLIEAAQAGDRESITAVIHGAHSHVRRFSMHLCASPQDAEDAAQEALIILYRKIGSLRATGALASWMFRIVRNECLRRARLLFDHDEEGGATVVTSAEDEVIRRLDAELVAQAIRELPDVQRRVLIMRDVLGYPGRRVAEALGLSNAAMKSQLHRARNRLRLSLGGMTGPTGGPYDPGTTSA from the coding sequence GTGGGCGTGACTGACCGCTCCTGGGCGAGCGCGCAGCTCATCGAGGCCGCGCAGGCCGGTGATCGCGAGTCGATCACCGCCGTGATCCACGGTGCTCATTCTCACGTGCGGCGCTTCTCGATGCATCTTTGCGCGTCCCCACAGGACGCCGAAGACGCCGCACAGGAAGCGTTGATCATCCTCTACCGGAAGATCGGCTCACTCCGCGCCACCGGGGCACTGGCATCGTGGATGTTCCGCATCGTCCGGAATGAGTGCCTGCGCCGCGCGCGGCTGCTGTTCGATCACGACGAAGAGGGCGGCGCCACCGTGGTGACCTCGGCCGAGGACGAGGTCATCCGGCGTCTGGACGCCGAACTCGTCGCGCAGGCGATCAGGGAGTTGCCAGATGTCCAGCGCAGAGTACTGATCATGCGGGATGTACTGGGCTACCCAGGTCGAAGGGTTGCCGAGGCACTTGGCCTGAGTAACGCCGCGATGAAGTCCCAGCTGCACCGGGCCCGCAACAGGCTCCGGCTCAGCCTGGGCGGCATGACCGGCCCTACCGGGGGTCCGTACGACCCCGGAACCACCAGTGCCTGA
- a CDS encoding transcriptional regulator, with protein MTTDSPPALLVLHAVRITGFADTPVIAHRYGLDAAETKEALLDAEARGWVEHTAFAGAGGWSLTERGRAENERQLAAELARVGGADEVRDVYREFLPLNARLLRACTDWQLRPTAGDRLAVNDHSDPAWDARILHELADIDRALRLSADRLGSVLTRFRGYDTRFTTALARARAGEGGWVDRTDVDSCHRVWFELHEDLIATLGLDRHAEP; from the coding sequence GTGACGACAGACTCTCCGCCCGCCCTCCTGGTCCTGCACGCCGTGCGCATCACCGGGTTCGCAGACACCCCGGTGATCGCACACCGGTACGGCCTCGACGCGGCCGAGACGAAGGAGGCGCTACTCGACGCCGAGGCGCGCGGCTGGGTCGAGCACACCGCCTTCGCCGGCGCCGGAGGCTGGTCGCTGACCGAACGGGGCCGAGCCGAGAACGAGCGCCAGCTCGCGGCCGAGCTCGCGCGCGTCGGCGGCGCCGACGAGGTCCGTGACGTCTACCGCGAGTTCCTCCCGCTGAACGCCCGCCTGCTACGAGCCTGCACCGACTGGCAGCTCCGGCCCACCGCCGGCGATCGGCTCGCCGTCAACGACCACTCCGATCCCGCGTGGGACGCCAGAATCCTCCACGAGCTCGCCGACATCGACCGCGCGCTCCGGCTGTCGGCAGACCGGCTCGGGAGCGTCCTGACACGGTTTCGCGGATACGACACACGATTCACCACAGCCCTTGCGCGCGCCCGGGCCGGGGAGGGCGGCTGGGTCGACCGCACCGACGTCGACTCCTGCCATCGTGTCTGGTTCGAACTCCACGAAGACCTCATCGCCACGCTCGGCCTCGACCGGCACGCCGAACCCTGA
- a CDS encoding DNA-binding protein has translation MARKQDIAHSAHTDHVQAQREQDARERLLSLGADALDARPWRPPPAPPSAIDLVQFAVWRNTDLNPEDIRSALTLLPAARAEVEGLESALLFMARSAGLTWAQMAHTMGFNSPQACQQHYTRLTARQDADS, from the coding sequence ATGGCACGCAAGCAGGACATCGCTCACAGCGCGCACACCGACCACGTCCAGGCCCAACGTGAGCAGGACGCGCGCGAGCGTCTACTGAGCCTGGGCGCGGACGCGCTCGACGCCCGGCCGTGGCGCCCCCCGCCCGCCCCGCCCTCGGCGATCGACCTCGTGCAGTTCGCCGTCTGGCGCAACACCGACCTGAACCCGGAGGACATCCGCAGCGCGCTCACCCTCCTGCCCGCCGCACGCGCCGAGGTCGAAGGACTCGAATCCGCCCTGCTGTTCATGGCCCGAAGCGCAGGACTGACCTGGGCACAGATGGCACACACGATGGGATTCAACTCCCCGCAGGCGTGCCAGCAGCACTACACCCGCCTGACAGCACGACAGGACGCCGACTCGTGA